A genomic segment from Syntrophotalea acetylenivorans encodes:
- the hisC gene encoding histidinol-phosphate transaminase, giving the protein MTRLRRNIAEMAGYVPGFQPRDNQTYIKLNTNENPYPPSPKVIEAILAEVGEGLRKYPDAASCAAREAAGRLYGFDPDWIIMANGSDEVLNNLIRAFVGEGQEIAYVQPSYSYYATLAAIQGAKVRTFGLDEEWNLIDFPERYQGQLFFLVNPNAPLGFCYPLSFIEELAGRVDGMLVVDEAYADFADDNALELVRRCDNVVVTRTLSKSYSLAGMRLGLAIARPEVIAALNKIRDHYNLDRLAQAAAGAALDDQDYFRSCIEKICATRDWFCTELRVLDWEVIPSSGNFVFAVPPDRNGLRAYQALFERNILVRHFSDPLLAHGLRISIGSREEMEQTLAVLQELA; this is encoded by the coding sequence ATGACCCGCTTGCGTCGCAATATTGCCGAGATGGCCGGATACGTACCGGGGTTCCAACCCCGCGACAATCAGACCTATATTAAGCTCAATACCAACGAGAATCCTTATCCCCCGTCCCCAAAGGTCATTGAGGCGATTCTGGCCGAGGTGGGTGAGGGGCTGCGAAAATATCCCGATGCTGCCAGTTGTGCCGCCCGCGAAGCAGCCGGCCGGTTGTACGGTTTTGATCCCGACTGGATCATCATGGCCAACGGTTCCGACGAGGTGCTCAATAACCTGATCCGGGCCTTTGTCGGTGAAGGACAGGAGATCGCTTATGTCCAGCCGTCCTATTCTTACTACGCTACCCTGGCAGCCATTCAGGGAGCGAAGGTTCGCACCTTCGGTCTTGACGAAGAATGGAACCTGATCGACTTCCCCGAGCGTTATCAGGGACAGCTCTTTTTCCTGGTCAATCCCAATGCCCCCTTGGGCTTTTGCTATCCCCTGTCATTTATCGAAGAATTGGCCGGTCGGGTCGACGGAATGTTGGTGGTGGACGAGGCTTATGCCGACTTCGCCGATGACAATGCTCTGGAGCTGGTGCGCCGCTGCGACAATGTGGTGGTGACCCGGACCCTGTCGAAGAGCTACTCCCTGGCCGGTATGCGCCTTGGTCTGGCTATTGCCCGGCCCGAGGTGATTGCCGCTCTCAATAAGATCCGCGATCACTACAACCTGGATCGTCTCGCTCAGGCTGCGGCCGGAGCCGCTTTAGACGATCAAGATTATTTTCGATCCTGTATAGAAAAGATTTGTGCGACTCGCGACTGGTTCTGTACCGAATTGAGGGTTCTGGATTGGGAAGTTATTCCGTCGAGCGGCAATTTCGTTTTTGCGGTTCCTCCCGACCGTAATGGTCTGCGTGCTTATCAGGCTCTGTTCGAACGCAATATTCTGGTTCGTCACTTCAGCGATCCACTGCTCGCTCACGGCTTGCGTATTTCCATCGGCAGCCGGGAGGAGATGGAGCAGACTTTAGCGGTGTTGCAAGAACTTGCTTGA
- the mutY gene encoding A/G-specific adenine glycosylase: MNDNPPFAAEEVAVHLLAWYGHCGRDLPWRRTRDPYCIWLSEIMLQQTGVTTVIPYYERFLQRFANVSALAAASVDEVIELWAGLGYYSRARNLYEAACRVVAERGGRFPDDLQGLMALPGVGRSTAGAILSIAFDKKAPILDGNVRRVLIRLYAIDEPPRATAVEKILWQRAEELTSAERPHDYAQAIMDLGATVCTPRNPDCSVCPLVGLCQAYCLGMVEKLPRRQPRKSVPLVRQVALLLERNGEFLVSKRPLQGMLAGLWEFPCREFKEGREADAVAAELLAGLALSGQLVELGQVRHAYSHFRLEVAVYRVAVEGGLPDGLVSEGQPEVWLPMAELAELALHGAHKKVRALLASPE, from the coding sequence ATGAACGATAATCCGCCCTTTGCCGCCGAGGAAGTGGCCGTACATCTGCTGGCCTGGTACGGTCACTGCGGCCGTGACTTGCCCTGGCGCCGGACACGCGATCCCTACTGTATCTGGTTGTCGGAGATCATGTTGCAGCAGACCGGGGTGACGACGGTGATCCCCTATTACGAGCGTTTTTTGCAGCGCTTTGCCAATGTGAGTGCGCTGGCTGCCGCGTCCGTCGACGAGGTGATCGAGCTATGGGCCGGTCTCGGCTACTACTCCCGAGCCCGCAATTTGTACGAGGCGGCCTGCCGGGTGGTTGCCGAGCGGGGCGGTCGTTTTCCCGATGATCTCCAGGGTCTGATGGCTTTGCCCGGTGTCGGGCGGTCGACAGCCGGAGCCATCCTTTCCATCGCCTTCGATAAAAAAGCCCCGATTCTCGATGGTAACGTACGCCGGGTGCTGATCCGGCTTTATGCCATTGATGAGCCGCCTCGCGCCACCGCAGTGGAAAAAATTCTCTGGCAGCGGGCCGAGGAATTAACTTCTGCGGAACGGCCTCACGATTACGCTCAGGCGATCATGGATCTGGGCGCCACGGTTTGTACCCCGCGCAATCCCGATTGTTCGGTCTGCCCTCTGGTGGGTTTATGCCAGGCCTACTGCCTCGGAATGGTCGAAAAGCTGCCGCGCCGCCAGCCGCGTAAGTCCGTGCCGTTGGTGCGTCAGGTGGCTTTATTGCTGGAACGAAACGGCGAATTCCTGGTGAGTAAGCGCCCGTTACAGGGGATGCTGGCCGGCCTATGGGAGTTCCCTTGCCGGGAGTTTAAGGAGGGGCGGGAAGCTGATGCTGTCGCAGCTGAACTACTGGCTGGTCTGGCACTGTCCGGGCAATTAGTCGAGCTGGGTCAGGTGCGCCATGCTTACAGTCATTTTCGCTTAGAGGTGGCGGTCTACCGGGTTGCCGTCGAAGGTGGTTTGCCGGATGGTCTGGTGTCCGAAGGCCAGCCTGAGGTCTGGTTGCCGATGGCTGAATTGGCCGAGCTGGCTTTACACGGCGCCCATAAAAAAGTTCGGGCGTTGCTTGCCAGTCCGGAATGA
- the mqnE gene encoding aminofutalosine synthase MqnE, whose translation MKKLFAPIAAKIEGGKRISGDEALQLAACDDLLALGTLAARVNKGRNGARVFFNRNRHINYSNICISSCAFCAFRRDARQQGAFCLSPQEVGERAAGAAADGAREVHVVGGLHPGQPFSYYLQMLQAIRRAAPEIHIKAFTAVEIDHLSRLTGWSLDKVLAELRAAGLDSLPGGGAEIFASAVREQLCPEKISGQRWLDVMTSVHGAGLRSNATMLFGHLESWRDRIDHLLQLRELQDRTGGFMAFIPLPYQADNTRLPELRGPGGVEILKTLAISRLVLDNFDHIKGYWVMLGVKLAQVALAFGVNDLDGTVIEERIGHAAGAASPQALSCDDLLWLIRRAGKLPVERDSLYSTVREYGPC comes from the coding sequence ATGAAAAAACTTTTTGCCCCCATAGCCGCCAAGATCGAAGGCGGCAAGCGCATCTCCGGCGATGAGGCCCTGCAGCTGGCCGCTTGTGACGATCTGCTGGCCCTTGGAACGTTGGCCGCAAGGGTTAACAAAGGGCGTAACGGCGCACGGGTCTTCTTTAATCGCAACCGCCACATCAATTATAGCAATATCTGTATTAGCTCCTGTGCTTTTTGTGCCTTTCGTCGCGACGCTCGACAACAAGGGGCCTTTTGCCTGTCTCCCCAAGAGGTCGGTGAGAGGGCCGCTGGTGCGGCTGCTGATGGGGCGAGAGAGGTGCATGTGGTGGGCGGTCTGCACCCCGGGCAGCCGTTCAGTTATTATTTACAGATGCTGCAAGCCATTCGCCGGGCCGCACCAGAAATCCATATCAAGGCCTTTACCGCGGTAGAGATCGATCATTTGAGCCGTTTGACCGGGTGGTCCCTCGACAAGGTGCTGGCGGAGTTGCGGGCTGCGGGACTCGATTCCCTGCCTGGCGGTGGCGCCGAGATCTTTGCTTCGGCGGTGCGTGAGCAGCTCTGTCCTGAGAAGATCTCCGGCCAGCGTTGGTTGGATGTCATGACCTCGGTGCATGGCGCCGGACTGCGTTCCAACGCCACCATGCTCTTCGGTCACCTGGAAAGCTGGCGGGACCGTATCGATCATCTGCTTCAGTTACGGGAGTTGCAGGACCGGACGGGCGGCTTCATGGCCTTCATTCCTTTGCCTTATCAGGCGGACAATACCCGATTGCCCGAGTTGCGTGGCCCCGGTGGTGTAGAGATTCTCAAGACCCTGGCCATCAGTCGCCTGGTTCTCGATAATTTCGATCACATCAAGGGATATTGGGTGATGCTCGGAGTCAAATTGGCTCAGGTGGCCCTGGCATTTGGCGTCAACGACCTTGATGGTACGGTCATCGAAGAGCGTATCGGTCACGCCGCCGGGGCGGCTTCGCCCCAGGCTCTGAGCTGCGACGATCTGCTGTGGTTGATTCGTCGCGCAGGCAAGCTGCCGGTGGAGCGGGACAGTCTATATTCCACAGTACGGGAGTATGGACCATGTTGA
- the mqnC gene encoding cyclic dehypoxanthinyl futalosine synthase → MLTRIAEKLDGGQSIDRSDALFLLQEAELLEIGQLADRMRRRLHPLRRVTFVVDRNVNYSNICLAGCSFCAFYRDPAAEGGYLLSHEQILAKVAELAAQGGTQLLLQGGLHPELAIDWFEELFQRIRQSFPSVQIHSLSPAEIVHIANLSSLSVADCLKRLREAGLASLPGGGAELLVEEVRQRISPYKIAWQQWAQVMREAHAQGMPTTATMVFGFGEEPGQIVEHLFRIRDLQPASGGFTAFIPWTFQPDNTALGGQGVSAWDYLKVLAVSRLVLDNIPNLQASWVTQGAAIAQTALFFGANDMGGTMLEENVVAAAGTSFRLSQQELIELVREAGFVAARRDTGYRVLEEYP, encoded by the coding sequence ATGTTGACCCGAATAGCAGAGAAACTCGATGGTGGCCAGTCTATCGACCGAAGCGACGCTCTGTTTCTGTTGCAGGAAGCTGAACTGCTGGAGATCGGGCAACTCGCCGATCGCATGCGGCGGCGCCTGCATCCGCTGCGGCGGGTTACCTTCGTTGTTGATCGCAACGTGAACTACAGCAATATTTGCCTTGCCGGCTGCTCCTTCTGTGCCTTTTACCGAGATCCCGCGGCAGAAGGGGGCTATCTGCTGTCCCATGAGCAGATTCTAGCCAAAGTGGCTGAGCTGGCGGCCCAGGGCGGCACTCAGTTGCTGCTGCAGGGTGGCCTGCACCCCGAGTTGGCCATCGACTGGTTCGAAGAGCTGTTTCAGCGAATCCGTCAGTCTTTTCCGAGCGTGCAGATACACTCCCTGTCGCCGGCGGAAATCGTCCATATCGCCAATTTATCCAGTTTAAGTGTCGCCGATTGCCTCAAACGGCTGCGGGAAGCCGGTCTCGCTTCGCTGCCCGGCGGCGGTGCCGAACTGCTGGTCGAGGAGGTTCGGCAACGGATCTCGCCGTATAAGATCGCCTGGCAACAGTGGGCGCAGGTGATGCGCGAGGCCCATGCTCAAGGGATGCCGACCACCGCCACCATGGTTTTTGGTTTTGGTGAAGAACCAGGTCAGATCGTCGAACACCTGTTCCGGATTCGCGATCTGCAGCCGGCCAGCGGCGGCTTCACCGCCTTCATTCCCTGGACCTTTCAGCCGGATAATACGGCTCTTGGTGGCCAGGGAGTCAGTGCCTGGGATTACCTGAAGGTGCTGGCCGTTTCCCGGCTGGTGCTCGACAACATTCCCAACTTGCAGGCCAGCTGGGTTACCCAGGGGGCAGCGATTGCCCAGACGGCACTTTTTTTCGGGGCCAACGATATGGGTGGTACCATGCTTGAAGAGAATGTGGTGGCTGCCGCCGGTACTTCTTTTCGCCTGTCGCAGCAGGAGTTGATTGAATTGGTTCGTGAGGCGGGTTTTGTGGCGGCTCGGCGGGATACGGGTTATCGGGTTTTGGAGGAGTACCCTTGA